Genomic segment of Tepidanaerobacter syntrophicus:
TCTAAACTCTACATGAGTATAGGCGGCTTTTTAATTATTGTTGACAAAAACACTTTTACACTTTATCATATTAACGTAATGAAGTAGAATTTTTAGGTGTGAAATTAAAAAAAGAGGGGAAGGATACAATGAAAAAAGGTTTTAAAATCGGAATCGTAGTAATACTTGTTTTAATTTTGGGTATGTTTTCTCTTGCAGGGTGTTCGAACAATAATGCAGCATCAAATACAGATGATAATAAAGCTTCTCAAGAAAATGAAAGCCAACAGGCTGGTGCAAGCGAAGATTCTTTTGACAAGATAAAACAAGTGGGAAAAGTTGTTATGGGACTTGACGATACATTCGCACCTATGGGCTTTAGGGATCAAAATAATGAAATCGTAGGTTTTGATGTAGATCTTGCTAAAGAAGTATTTAAACGTAATGATTTGGAATTGGTGCTCCAACCCATAGATTGGTCCATGAAAGAATCAGAACTTAATGCAGGAAATATTGATATGATTTGGAATGGATATACGATTACAGATGAACGAAAAGAAAAAGTGGCATTTTCAAAGCCCTATCTTGACAATAGACAAGTAATTGTTGTGCTTAAAGGTTCTGATATTAAAAGCAAGAACGA
This window contains:
- a CDS encoding amino acid ABC transporter substrate-binding protein; translated protein: MKKGFKIGIVVILVLILGMFSLAGCSNNNAASNTDDNKASQENESQQAGASEDSFDKIKQVGKVVMGLDDTFAPMGFRDQNNEIVGFDVDLAKEVFKRNDLELVLQPIDWSMKESELNAGNIDMIWNGYTITDERKEKVAFSKPYLDNRQVIVVLKGSDIKSKNDLAGKKVAAQTGSSAVDAMNTEAELVKSFDGGGPVLFDTNNEAFMDLEAGRVDAVVADEILARYYIKQKGSDKYVILDEDFGKEQYGVGFRKQDKKLLEMVNNTLDEMKKDGTYETIYKKWFAE